The stretch of DNA TCAAGATTCCTCATTCCTGTTTACAGATACATAGATATCCATTGTGTGGAggcatatttaattaaaaaaaaaattggatcttattgtatatagaattttgtatcttttcattAAGCATTTCCCTGTTAAAAatggttatatttatttttaatttttttgagatggagtctcatgaaCAGAGGATCTGCAGTTATTAGAATGAGTTAACAGCTTGGTGAATGTGTACTgtgattagaaaaatataaattatattcattaaCAAGACTTCTTGTTACCATTCGTACTTCATCATGTTAAGTAATATTgcatttgttaacattttaatataactcaaaattaatgtttaaaaactaACTTATCACATAATATTTAAGGTAAATTTTAATGGCCCATAAATTTATCTTAGTTTTACTTGCAAATATGTTTgaaaaactgtcttttaaaagtatgtatactgcttaaaaataagaattaaaaaaatacttggtcAGATTCTTTGCTATCTTTCTGCATTCAAGATTGGTAAAatgtccccccccccccccgcaaaaaaaaaaggtattcatgAAGTTACATAGTTTAGGGGCCGGGTAaggtagctcatacctataatcccagaactttgggaggccaaggcaggtggatcacttgagtccaggagttcaagaacagcctggccaacatgttgaaagcacatctctactaaaaagtaacaaaaattagctgagcatggtgacgcaagcctgtagtcccagctactcaggacgctgagatacgagaatcacttgaacctgggaggtggaggttgtggtgagccaagattgtgccactgcactccagcctgggtgacagagaaagactctgtctcaaaaaaaaaaaaataaataaataaaaaataaataaataaacagagctGTGGATGGGGGCCCAGACCCCCTGCAAAGGGGGGAGGAGTCtttttacatatacatgtaaaatttaaaaaatcacttaaagaTTTAATAGGCATATAGCTCATATATTTCAGGAATGTGAATTTCattcttacattttgttttagaagaaatACCTTAAGTTTTTGCTGAAGGTGTTTTACTTCCACCTGCAGAGCCTTGGTAGCTGTTTGAGCCGCCAAAGTCTTCCGATTCTCGATAGCTAGCTGCCGACTAAAGGCTCTGCTGTTCAGCCTCAGTTGTTTCTCCAAGCTCTaaaaacagtatatattttaactattctgCAACCAAGTTAGTATTGCCGAAAACTTCAACTATAATGAAACTAACTACATTTATGAAAAGTGCACATCTTCAATACAATTTTAGTGGAAGACTTATATAGGGAACATATATTAGAATGAAGTGTAACTGAAAGAAAGCCCCCAATCCCAGATCCCAGCTCTGGAGAACAAATATCGTATGTTTTGAGCCTGTTTTTTACATGCtctaaaatttgatttaaaacgTCTTTAGTttctgagttggagtctcactctgttgcccaggctggaatgcagtggtgtgatctcggctcactgcaacctccaccttctggattccagtgattctcccacctcggcctacagagtagctgggattactggtgcataccaccatgcctgcctaatttttgtatttttagtagagacaaggttttgccgtgtttggccaggctggtcttgaactctggcctcaaatgatctgcctgccttggcctcccaaagtgctgggatgacaggcatgacccactatgcctggcttcaTTTAAAGATTGTGACCAGACCCTAAAATCAGTAGACACTGTTAATGGTCATTCCCAGATGACAGAGACTGAACATGGACTCAAACCACCACATCCATCCATACTGATGGACTATAAGACAATGAAATGACTGATTAACTCAATAATCACACATATTCATCTGCTCTCTGGAATGAGGAATATTTTATTGGAGGACTGTTTGATCTGGACTTGACAAATGGCTTACCAAAAGGactatttgtctttgttttaacaTAAAAGTAGGACCTCCTCCATTATAACATCAGTACTTTTCCCAAACAGGAAAGGTAAAAGATATGGAAAGCTAAAAGGATGAAAGAATCACTAAAAATACTACTCCCTAAaacattaactttaaaaaaataacatgttttggTCCACATGTTTTCCTCCACTAAATGCCTACAACCAAACAGAGATTTCTCATACTTGGTAAGTGCttcctatattaaaaaaatagttatgcaatttattttggttttatatatagatatgaaAATATGTACGACttagatacatatataaaaatatatttcctttcacACGACAGACATATGCTAAGATAAATACAGTATTACCTTAAAGGCCAAATAATATCACTTTGGTATACAAGAGTGAAAAATGAGGTTGCTCATTATTTTCTGTAGATCACATATCAATTTCATGTGAGAAAAATTTcttggaaaatacagaattttaacaacagaagaaataactgagataaAAATGTAGAGGAAATGAACCCGATATTTATTTAAGTCAAGATCATAGAAAATACTAGTGTTTCAACATcaaatattaaagatttaaatcctAAATTAATTCCATTTATGTTTATGTCTATAGACTCAAACTATCTAACAGGCAGAAGAATTCTTAATATGATATCAATGCCTTTCCCAAGTCATCCCTTATAATGTATTCCCCAGGATTTTGACAACCACGTGCTATTGAGGAAATCCATCCCGTCatctctttaattattttaattccttttccttccctaatACCAGGAACATTATCTGGGAAaaactgctattttaaaaataactacaaatgTCTGCGTGGTAATGCCTGGCCAAACTGGTGAAGGACAATCCAAAAGTCACTGAACGGATTCACTGAGTAGCTTTTTAGGGAAATAGCCTTTTAACAAACAGTTTAAGGGCTGATTTGAAAGAGAGGTTTCATGTAACACAATGCAATCTTTTCAGCACAGGAAAAAGTCCCTTAACAGTGTAGCTGTGTTATCTTAGAGATGGTCATTTCCAGATAAACTAGCCTAGCCACAGAATGAACTCTTGTGCACTACACAGGATGAACATTTCTAGTTTGAGctgcttctgtttttccttcaaACCACTCCCTTCCTCTGCCCTCTATTAGACAATGAAATTATTTAGTGTAGCATGCCAAGCAAAGCATTTAGTAATGGTTTGTTAGAGAGGGGGCACATCTATTATTAATGCACACCCTCTCTCTATAAATTCCGGAATCTTAAAATGTCCGGGCCCCTGAAATACAGACCtgtatttttttgtcatttgccTCCATTTTTGTTGTAATAATAGATAATTTGTGAGTAAGTTCGTCCCTTTCTGCAAGGTTTTTGTCTTCGGAAAGTTTCTGCAGTGCCTGCAAGGCATCTTTGGTCTTCAGTAACTGGCTGTCAGTTTCTCTAAGTTTCCTAGATAcggttttttccttttcctgggaTTTCCTAAGGAGTTGCCTTAAGTGTTTTACTTCGTTCTGATGGTTAGCCATAATTTGCGGTAGATTATTTTGtgaattcttatatttttctatagCTTTCAAATCCCTAAGTTGAAGTTGTTTCAAAAATTGGTTTTCTGTAAGGATGGCTTCCAATTTATGATTCATATCAGCTAATTCATTTTTTAGTCCTTTAATTTTATGAAGCCTTGCTGAGAGTATTCGATGAGCCATAGCATCTCTTCTTTGGGCAATCATATTGATTTGAGATTTAAAAAGCGATGCATTCCAGGTGTGCTTTTTTTCAACTGAGAGTTCCTTCTGGCCTGTGTAAGCAGATAATCCAGTTTACTACTAGTAATATATACAGATATGCCAATATGCACAAATGCATaatctccctcctccccccatgcacacacaccacacacatacacagaagcGTTAAGTGTAACCAGAAGGGGAAAAAACCTAACACTTAATAAATGCCTATGCTTTAGGCCAGgtactttatatataaatatctcatttaatacaattatttaaggtccattgtaatatattttatagctgaataaaaTCTCCagctataaaatatattacaacgGACCttaaataattgtattaaatGAGATATATGTATAGCCGCAAAGTGACACAGAATGGATTGAAAACCAGGTCTTCTTTGACTCTCAAATCTGTGCTTAGATTTCTATTATAAGAGCTGGACTAAAAACTGTaataggcctggtgcagtggctcatgtctgtaatctctgcactttgggaggctgtggtgggaggactgcttgaggccaggagtttgagaacagcgtgatcaacagagtaagatcttgtctctaaaaaaaattactttttaattttaacttttgtttatttattttttttgagatggagtctcgctctgtcgtccaggctggagtgcagtggtgcagtctcagctcactaccacctctgcctcccaggttcaagtgattctcttgcctcagcctcccaagtagctgggattacaggcacctgccaccacaaccagttaatttttgtatttttagtagagatgaagtttcaccatgttggccaggctggtctccaactcctgatctcaagtgattcaccctccttggactcccaaagtgctgggatgacaggcatgagccgccgtgcccggcctctaaaaaaaatttaagaagtagcctagtgtggtggcacatgccaataGCCCTAGCTCCTGAGGATTCttggtgggagggtcacttgagcccaggagtttgaggctgcagtgagctggtacaatccagcctgggtgaaaaagtgagaccctgtctcaaagacagACAATCCCCATGATAATAGCTGAAATTTACTAAGTGCTTGTTCTATGTCAGGCATTGAACTAAACGCTTTCTGTAGATTATTGGATATAATCCCTTCAACAATATGTTATGGGTAATTACAGTGTAACATGAGATCCCAATGTAAAGATCTCATATACTCAAAATGATCTCCAAAAAGTCATCAAATTGTATAGTCTATTTATCTACAGATACTGATTTTCCATGTCTCAATAAATCCAACATAGTTTTTCCTGTTACTTTGGCTGGGCACCAAATGAAGTAACTGGCATGTGTTCAGGGgtctattttaaacaaaaagtctttaaaaacatCACATTTAGCACCAACCTTACATAATTGAATTTGAGTATGTTAAATACATGTGTAAATGACTGTACTATTACcccattgtaatttttttttttttttagagatggggtttcactatgttggccaggctggtcttgaactcctgacctcaggagatccacccacctcggcctcccaaagtgctgggattacaggcatgagccaccgcgcccggcctattatcccattttaaagataaacatgATGAAGCTTGGGGATGTCCCTTGTCAGTGGGCACACAGGAAGTGGAGAGACAGAGCCCACTGTCTGTGTGCCTATGCTAGTGCCACACAGGTGTGTGCATTCGTACGATATAGgggtatacatatgtgtgcacctgtgtatgtaaatatacatgtggTGTGcaaatatacatgttcatatatctAGATTCTGAGAAGGAGAAATCGAAACTGGATTCTAAACTCTAAAAATGTCTGATCCTCATTCTGGAGAGAGGACATTTAGTGGCCCAATATCATCAGAGTCCTAACCTTAAAATACTGGTCCAAGTGTGGACACATCTGAGATGTGGCTTAATATGTTTGCTCCAGGTGGTGAAAAAGGCAATTCTACCTGTGATAGAAACAATGAACCAAGAGAGCCAAAGTGTGCCTTCTGGAGATGAAAGGATTTGAATCATGACTGTGAAAGAATACATAGATTATACAACACAGTATCAGTATCACATCAGTAACTGGTGGCCCGTCTTTCCAATTATGTCTTCAAGTGTACGTTTTTCCCCACAGTTTAGTCGGGGCTATGGTTGAATATTGAGTATTTTAGAATAGGCTTCCGAGCACACTAAGAAGTGGGAAGCGGAGCAGGCCAGCCTCTAGGACACCTTCTAGAAGGTCTGCGAAGATGTGTCTGTGGGTTTGTTGAGGCTGTACGCTTGAATACTCTGGGCACTGGCTAGGGAAACTTGAGACCCAGGCAATACGGATCAGGCTGGTTTAAAATAGGGGTGGGCGAGGACTGACATGTTCTACACCATGGCCAGCATGACTGAACCTGACTCCCAACTTGTAATGTCTTCCAGATCTTAGGTGCTCTGACCCTGTAGGAGAGAGGGCTTTCACTAAGACAGAAGGACTGGTGATGGGTTCCACGGGCACTGGAGACTTATATGCCCCTCTCATGCCATGCTCAAGTGATGggaaggcagaggcatgagagggTGCTGAGGGACTAAGCGCCATGGCCACAGGAGCTCTGGCCAAGGCTCTGGGAGTCAAGAAGTGCAGAGGGCATAAATGCTTTGAAAAGGGGAGGGGTTGGCCTTTTACAGATCACATGGGCTTGGACAAGGAGCATGTAAATGGTAAAAATGAAGGACAGAGGCTCCTCCCCAATACTCTTCTTTGTATAAGGCTGTTTCCACATCCCTGCCCCCTCATATTCCCTCCATTCCCCAAATGCATCTGAGATTGAACTTCCTGTCTACCCTAGTGAGTGGGTAGGGAGGATGAGCCAGGTTACATACCCCTCACTTGCATTTGAGGGGTAACAAATTCATACTATATCCATCATGCATACTTGTATAACTATAAAGGCTATGAAAAACTGGGAGAGGGCGTAATCCTTCATGATTTTATATCTCATTATCCTAACCCATACATAATAAGAATTGTGTAATTTCTAATTTCAATCCCATTTCACAAATAATAGGGGCGGATTTAGCTGAATGACTATCCTTAAGATAACTAAGTTTTAAACGGCTGAATTAAAACATTCACGTAAGTTAACTTAATTCACCACAAAGATAAATTTAAGTTCACAGTTGCCGAAACAGCATCTGCACATTACGTAAAATGACGTACGTTCTTCTGGACAGCTCTAAGAATGTTCCCACGCTGACTTCACCCACAAACAGACCTGTCTTCCTTCCTAGCCTGTCTCCCCAGGCCCACCTCCCCTTCACAGCCTTACTTTAGCCGTTCTCTTGTTCTCCTCTGTCCAtgctgtttcctcctcctcctttccctcctggcCTCATCCTACTTCCCTCTCCTGTCATTGTCCCCTTTGGTCTCAGCGTCTCATTCTATCTCCGTGCTCCTCCACACCTTCACTCCAGCTCTGCTTCTGACATACGGGGTGAGGGGTCTACACTCTATTTCACCCTAAAAGAGATGAAGCCATTTTCTCCAAGAACCAGGGTGAATAAGAGGTTCAAAGGAGGAGCGTCTCCTTTTCCTGTTCTCGGCAGTTTCCATTGTCAGCCTGCTAGAGAAGGTGTCTCTTCACTACCACCTTAGGTTGTCCACCTACAGCTGGACCAAGGACACACGACAAGGTGTTCCAAGCATTTGAATATGGTAAACtaacttctttttatttgaatactaATGTCTTGAATGACCATGACACGTTTTTGGCATTGTATTGACAAAGAAAATACGTAAAGGAAGCAGTTTCCTAACAGGATACATAATTGAAAGAATTCTGAACGGACATTTTCTACAAAAGAAGGCTGATTCTTGAAAAGCAAGTTGTAAAACTATATTACTTGCTATTTACAGTGATGTAAGTAAATCCCCAGTGTTTGACCAAAGCAAAGATTCTATTACACTGAGTCCTCGTTTCACATCACTGATTCTCTCTATGAAATGTCTTTCTGCCATAAAATTTGCTTTCATCAGTTTTCTAAGATGAGAATTGAAAATATCTCTGATGTTACTGTTCTTTGGTGAATTCTGCATCTCCGCTGGTGGCTCCTCATCCAGCGTTACCCGCGTAGGGTAAGAGAGCTGCTTTTCATTGGACATTTGCTTGAGAAGGggctgcactggctaaaacatgACGCCTCCTTGCTTTGGGTTAGAATTATATTATACCAGGGGGCAAGAAATTACTTGCTGCTTAAATTACTTTGGCAAACACTGGCAAAACATGAACTGGgaacaaaagaataaaggaaaaagacaaggaaatattTCATTGTTCTGTGACAAAGCTTCAAGTCGTAGTTAGCATTTTACATTTACCACATGCTGGGCCAGGGTTTCCTGGGACATAAAAATCTGAGTTAAAGATACATGCAagatttattcaaaataatttcagaatattaaTATACAAAAGCACATCCAAGAAAGAGCAAAGCTTTTACTCTTCTGGATAATGAAATTTAGGATTCTGGTCTCCTGTGAAGTAACTGAATTAATTTAGGTTGCTCTCAAGTTATAAACAGGCGCCTTGCATAAATAACTcaataagcatttgttgaataaataaataaggaatcaGCTTTGAAAAGCTAAATTATAAGGTACTTAGAacttaaaatgcatttctttctcaTAGAAAGTTTTATAAATACAGACTGCCTTCCTGCATGATCCCATAGAAGCTTGGGATCAGTATAATAGGTAGTAGATAGATTCAAGATCTCTTATTGTAAACCCCTGGAACTGTTTCAAAATTTGAGGGTTTTTAATGGTAAGTACATATACGGTATTTTCCATAGTTCTCCCAGTGGGGTCTGGAACAACACCCTTTAatgaaactatatattttttatttttatttatttatttaatttttttaaagacggggtttcaccatgttggtcaggctggtcttgaactcctgacctcaggtgatccacccgccttggcctccaaagtgcttggattacagcccAGCTGAATGAAACTATATTTTTGTAGTGAAATATAATGCCTATTcaaactaagtaaaataagtaaagATCTATTTCATATTAGTTCAAATAAGGTTTTTATTGCCAAATCAATTTTGatgcaaaggatatgaaagatGTTGGATTTTCAGAGATCTGTAAATTTCAAATGTGGATAAGGAATTGTGTATTTGTAGGATCTAACCATGATGTTCATTTCTGATGAGACCAGCCATGAGAGAAAGAGTGGACTTCTCATCTCCTGCTCTGGGCCTTGCCAGTGGATGTAGGACTCCTATCTCTCTAGAAAAGCAACATTTAACCTTTCAAGAATCTGGTGAAAGCTACATGTCTTTCTAGAAAAGTTTACCAacacagagagacacaaaaaatgcaTAGAATTTCATGGACATAGAGTCTTAGATAAAGAACCCCTGGGCTAAGCAGGGGAACCCAAGATTATAGGTGTTCCAGAAGTGGCACAGAGGGTCCTGGACACAGTTGGTAACTGCAGGCTGGGATGCAAGAGGAAGGGTACACATAACAGTGGTAGATGTGCCCAGCAAACAGCAGGCTCTTAATTACTGTGTGCCTGTTGACTGAGGTGCTCTGAGGCTCAGTGTGGACAGGAGCTCCAGCTATTTCTATATAAGAAATACTTACGGGCTCAAGATTGCCTAAAATGGGAGGAAGGAATAAGAAAGGAGACCGAAGATAACACAAGCTAATTCCAATTGGGACAGCTGCGAGTTGACAGAGTTGGTACtttaaaaatctacaaagaaggctgggcacggtggctcaagcctgtaatcccagctactcaggaggctgaggcaggagaattgcctgaacgcaggaggtggaggctgaggtgagctgagatcccgccattgcactccagcctgagtaacgggagcgaaactccacctcaaaaaaaaaaaaaatttacaaagaaatgacGTTATTAACAGCTTTTTGAACCATCTCTGTTTCAAAAGACTGTCTTTGCCAATATGCCTCACTGGACTTGGAGACCATCCTCTTGGGGTGGAGACAGGTATTTACATTTCACTGGTGATTCAAAGATTGATTCTTCAGCTGAGATGAAAGGCAAGAAGCCAGTGAAATCCAAGTACTGTGGCACTCTGTAACAAGGTCACCAGTTAACTAAAAATGAACTAACTTCACTAGCAGGTTCCAGTAGAGTAAGCCATGCAGGGACTAGGCTTTACCTTTGAATCCTTTCTGTTATTTTATAATGATTCTTAATTTCTCTATTTCCTAATTTCTTCTATAAAAGTTCACATTTATAATATGGGAAAACAAAATGAGTATGAACCACTTCAAATACTAGTGTAGCAAAATCACGTCATTATGACCAGAAATTTGGTCTTGCTTGAGAAACTTTGCTTCTTACCTTTAGGTTGGGAGATTTTAGAAACATTAtagtttttcttctccttttcttttaccACAGGCTGCttgaaataatttctattaaTGGCCTTTTCTGAACAATCAGAGAGAAAGTCTTTTGAATAACCGTACTGAGAACTTAAACTCCGGCAGGAGCAGTGAGATCTGCTGCAGTCAACACTCTCCTCGGAGGTGTTCCTGTTCCATGAAGAACCGCCCGTGTCAGGGCTCCTCTTGCATTCTGCAGACCTGCTACTGTTTTCTAATGCCACACTGGAGAGATGTTCatctatgtttgtttttgttagatCAGCCAAAGACATAGCAAACAACCTaacaaaagaaaagtattttggaatttatatttattaacattaaaatgaactaatgctttattttatatatatacatatttttgagacagagtcttaccctgttgcctagg from Callithrix jacchus isolate 240 chromosome 21, calJac240_pri, whole genome shotgun sequence encodes:
- the LCA5L gene encoding lebercilin-like protein isoform X8; translated protein: MSLADLTKTNIDEHLSSVALENSSRSAECKRSPDTGGSSWNRNTSEESVDCSRSHCSCRSLSSQYGYSKDFLSDCSEKAINRNYFKQPVVKEKEKKNYNVSKISQPKGQKELSVEKKHTWNASLFKSQINMIAQRRDAMAHRILSARLHKIKGLKNELADMNHKLEAILTENQFLKQLQLRDLKAIEKYKNSQNNLPQIMANHQNEVKHLRQLLRKSQEKEKTVSRKLRETDSQLLKTKDALQALQKLSEDKNLAERDELTHKLSIITTKMEANDKKIQVCISGARTF
- the LCA5L gene encoding lebercilin-like protein isoform X9, giving the protein MIAQRRDAMAHRILSARLHKIKGLKNELADMNHKLEAILTENQFLKQLQLRDLKAIEKYKNSQNNLPQIMANHQNEVKHLRQLLRKSQEKEKTVSRKLRETDSQLLKTKDALQALQKLSEDKNLAERDELTHKLSIITTKMEANDKKIQVCISGARTF